A genomic window from Chaetodon auriga isolate fChaAug3 chromosome 13, fChaAug3.hap1, whole genome shotgun sequence includes:
- the parp4 gene encoding protein mono-ADP-ribosyltransferase PARP4: protein MAVFDNCSVLLELKDLLFKEKKKLKSAVTKNGGSICFVVNKQCSLVVTSDVSNLSSNRLRSIQKHQTPVVGVDYVYSCLETGVLLPVDEYKLDISSLSAFSPPLPRSSQQQIPPSHQVSKESKAVPELSRVPAKPMDSVSQTQGAKTPERSGSILGQFRIYSETDSDLPTYPESFQVAKYSVMEKINSSAWCVLELQSFKGETGWQYRVVRYWKDDVGSTRAAVKDMLVFLSTSEEALQVYKALRETLQTTGLQLRSNIPPQTQGLGSAPLQQLLLEEKLNTGRLSQEVGVFVELLWTEALGCLRRILSVSVSKLSINDVSRAEGLLLQAQRKLKEKKDAEVVPLLLEVYTLLPHREFNLTPSARVISQKLDLCQLIRDILNVSEMTLRSPVPSCVGKYRALRCSIDTVPPSSSEFQVVTALLQDSKVQVQQVLRVNRVVELQNFKSDLGNIKTLLHSSSPSNYVGILSRGLLLPRVAVEHHGIERTDFGHLGSGIYFSDAVGTSLKYSRPSVTDGSRLLLVCDVALGQCRDVLKRDPTLSRAPKGHHSIHGVRHTSYTSSEFEDDEYVVYSPDQVKLKYVVQFGIEGDQMREFSPAVNTSAELAVPSSDQELISEDIGVESIKNPLEGVTAGLLDSSGQQLPLQAIHVKCKLVDLLSQVIIFQKYTNLSSAPIEAKYVFPLADSAAVCGFEAFINGKHVVGQVKEKEAARKEYKQAVEKGHGAYLMDQDAPDVFTISVGNLPPSATVLIKVTFVSELIIRDGSILFSLPGSVAPWQESAALNQTTQVSVKKVCVTDEESSTREFTLDMSIEMPHEISSLLCITHEIKMKKTDCKAVVSVLPGQVMGPEGFQLSVTLSELHQPRMWVEKHPDKDSQACMLVFYPDFDVSSGSASDEVILLLDTSESMKGEPLQMAQRIALQVLRSLDRNLRLNVILFGTDHSEAFLTAQPLVEVCQAAESFIRRFSPVGGSTELWRPLRALSLLPPSRSVRNVLLLSDGHIQNAELTLQLLRDNAQHSRLFTCGLSPTANRHMLRALAQAGGGAFEFFDTKAKHNWAEKVACQVKRMASPGCSSVSVKWQQFNPTDPSPVQAPKQIHALFNDCHTLVYGFVPHCTQATLLGNLSGQELQTMVSTSELQKTKGTFLHKLTARALIRDYEDGSLDADEAEHEGKKVELKRFIIELSKEFSILSQFTSFVAIEERDSEQSEGITDIPKLIAEEDVDFLPYISWISPQRDEDDGWRKCGLYSVSESEDSSEEVEADFLEEEEGGLCLEERSVSPHYSPTSASSSSEEFGLFDDTNMNLKDAAAVLPAPFPPLLDLSECSLAIPPPASPPPVTHLPTGSSVSPPPPPPPFIRGKGVSFGSSPYLSPLASPFPQPPPPPPPPPPVTPGPARSFVPPPPPPPFIHSQALSFGPPPPPPHRSSLVSLFLPPPAPTPLAYLSACSSLPAPPPLPLGFSSLASPVPPPPPPVTHLPALSVGPPPCGADVRTGQPLHDATALLALYSAEEDTSSAFCSRSFGSPMRLRDSDLTFGSAMNVVGIPQMAAKSRASRSGRSLTKYQIGYSHTAGSPLSPSAQDAGFKVLQQQPQSFRGIIGSIVTEAPSQIERDSASPGSGFWEEIEFQARREHFSGKKKREIASIPRLSVKSLRVPRAVKSADPEVLKLRWTKIFQMQHSEGFWELTTELGDFINIDVDLFANVFLKNKGIHSLGVKAHADILKLLATLLVLQLMRVEELEEGKLLRTLFCLDDSSQPRPERWEEVKRAVDWVCWADRQYPCVYSRLEFGLSWESSTRQLLGYEVLPPYSPLSGLNLQRTAAPLLVH from the exons ATGGCTGTGTTTGACAACTGCTCTGTGCTTCTGGAGCTGAAAGACTTGCTCttcaaggagaagaagaagctgaagtcAGCTGTGACAAAGAATGGAGGCAGCATTTGCTTTGTGGTTAATAAGCAG TGCTCTCTGGTAGTGACCAGTGATGTATCCAACCTGAGCTCCAACAGGCTGCGCAGCAtccaaaaacaccaaacacctGTGGTCGGAGTGGATTATGTGTACAGCTGTCTGGAGACAGGAGTTCTTCTGCCTGTGGATGAATACAAGCTggacatttcctctctctctgctttttcacctcctcttcctcgctcctcacagcagcagattcCACCCTCACATCAAG TGTCCAAAGAGAGCAAAGCAGTTCCTGAGCTGTCCAGAGTGCCAGCCAAGCCGATGGACTCTGTCAGTCAGACTCAGGGTGCAAAGACTCCCGAGAGGAGCGGAAGCATCCTGGGACAGTTCAG GATTTATAGTGAAACTGATTCTGACCTTCCGACATATCCGGAGAGTTTTCAAGTGGCCAAATATTCAGTCATGGAAAAG ATAAACAGCAGTGCTTGGTgtgtgctggagctgcagagtttcaaaGGGGAGACAGGCTGGCAGTACCGTGTGGTCAGGTACTGGAAGGATGACGTAGGATCCACG AGGGCAGCAGTGAAGGACATGCtggtgtttctgtccacctcagAGGAAGCCCTGCAGGTGTACAAGGCCCTGAGAGAGACTCTGCAGACTACTGGTCTGCAGCTGAGGAGCAACATCCCTCCGCAGACCCAGGGCCTGGGCTCTGCCCCCCTCCAGCAG ctgctgctggaggagaagctgaacaCAGGACGCTTGTCACAGGAAGTGGGCGTAtttgtggagctgctgtggacCGAGGCCCTGGGCTGCCTTCGCAGAATCCTCAGTGTTTCAGTCAGCAAGCTCAGCATCAATGAT gtgAGCAGGGCGGAGGGCTTGTTGCTTCAGGCTCAGAGGaaactgaaggagaaaaaagatgCTGAGGTGGTGCCTCTCCTGTTAGAAGTTTACACTCTGCTGCCGCACAGAGAGTTCAATTTAACTCCCAGCGCCAGAGTCATCTCTCAGAAACTGGACCTCTGTCAG TTAATTAGAGACATTCTGAACGTGAGCGAGATGACTCTGAGAAGCCCCGTGCCTTCCTGTGTGGGGAAGTACCGCGCTCTGAGGTGCAGCATTGACACTGTTCCTCCCAGCAGCTCCGAGTTTCAGGTTGTGACTGCACTGCTGCAGGACAG CAAGGTGCAGGTCCAGCAGGTCCTGCGTGTCAACAGGGTCGTGGAGCTTCAAAACTTTAAGAGCGACCTTGGGAACATTAAGACCCTCCTCCATTCCTCCAGCCCCAGCAACTATGTGGGAATCCTGTCTCG TGGTCTACTGCTGCCCCGTGTTGCAGTGGAGCATCATGGGATAGAGAGAACAGACTTCGGCCATCTGGGCAGTGGAATCTACTTTAGTGATGCTGTTGG CACCAGTTTGAAATACTCCAGGCCCAGTGTGACAGACGGCTCccggctgctgctggtgtgtgacGTGGCGCTGGGACAGTGCAGGGACGTCCTCAAGAGAGACCCCACACTGAGCCGGGCTCCTAAGGGACACCACAGCATTCATGGAGTCCGCCACACCTCCTACACTTCCTCTGAGTTTGAG GATGATGAGTATGTGGTGTACAGTCCCGACCAGGTGAAACTCAAGTACGTGGTTCAGTTTGGCATTGAGGGAGACCAAATGAGGGAGTTCAGTCCTGCCGTCAACACCTCAGCTGAGCTGGCTGTGCCCTCTTCTGACCAAG AGCTCATTTCAGAGGACATCGGGGTTGAAAGCATTAAAAACCCTCTGGAGGGTGTgacggctggactgctggacAGCTCTGGTCAGCAGCTCCCCCTGCAGGCCATCCATGTGAAGTGCAAACTCGTTGATTTGCTCTCTCAG gtcatcattttccaaaaatacaCCAACCTGAGCTCTGCGCCCATTGAGGCAAAGTATGTCTTCCCACTGGCTGattctgcagcagtgtgtggatTTGAGGCTTTCATCAATGGGAAACATGTGGTGGGACAG gtgaaggagaaagaggcgGCTCGCAAGGAATACAAGCAGGCTGTTGAGAAAGGCCATGGAGCCTACCTCATGGACCAAGATGCTCCC GATGTGTTCACCATCAGCGTGGGCAATCTGCCTCCCAGTGCGACCGTCCTCATTAAAGTTACCTTTGTGTCTGAGCTGATCATCAGGGATGGGAGTATTCTCTTCTCCCTGCCTGGGAGTGTGGCTCCCTGGCAGGAGAGTGCAGCACTCAACCAGACAACACAA GTCAGCGTGAagaaggtgtgtgtgactgatgagGAGTCGAGCACAAG AGAGTTCACCCTGGACATGTCAATTGAGATGCCTCATGAGATCAGCAGCCTGCTGTGCATCACTCACGAAATCAAGATGAAG AAAACAGACTGTAAGGCGGTGGTGAGCGTGCTGCCAGGGCAGGTCATGGGTCCAGAAGGTTTCCAGCTGTCGGTCACTCTGTCTGAGCTCCACCAGCCCAGGATGTGGGTGGAGAAACACCCTGACAAAGACAGCCAG GCCTGCATGTTGGTCTTCTATCCAGACTTTGACGTCAGCTCCGGGTCAGCGTCCGATGAAGTCATTCTGTTGCTGGACACATCTGAGTCCATGAAGGGAGAGCCTCTCCAGATGGCCCAGAGAATCGCCCTTCAGGTCCTCAGATCCCTCGACCGCAACCTCAGACTCaatgtcattttgtttggcACAG aTCACTCAGAAGCTTTCCTGACAGCACAGCCGCTTGTTGAAGTGTGTCAGGCAGCTGAGAGCTTCATCAGG CGCTTCTCTCCAGTAGGGGGCAGTACTGAGCTGTGGCGGCCCCTGCGAGCTCTCAGCCTGCTGCCTCCATCTCGCAGCGTCAGGaacgtgctgctgctgtcggaCGGCCACATCCAGAATGCAGAGCTCACCTTGCAGCTGCTCAGAGACAACGCTCAGCACAGTCGCCTCTTCACCTGCGGCCTCAG CCCAACAGCCAATCGGCACATGCTGAGAGCCCTGGCCCAGGCAGGGGGTGGAGCCTTTGAATTCTTTGACACCAAAGCCAAACACAATTGGGCCGAGAAG GTGGCGTGTCAGGTGAAGCGTATGGCCTCTCCTGGCTGCAGTTCAGTGTCAGTAAAGTGGCAGCAGTTCAATCCGACAGACCCCTCTCCTGTGCAAGCCCCCAAGCAGATCCATGCTTTGTTTAATGACTGCCACACCCTGGTTTACGGCTTTGTGCCACACTGCACTCAG GCCACCCTCCTTGGAAATCTGAGCGGTCAGGAGCTCCAGACCATGGTGTCAACCAGTGAGCTGCAGAAGACCAAGGGCACA TTTCTTCACAAACTCACAGCAAGAGCCCTCATCAGGGATTATGAAGACGGGAGCCTGGACGCCGATGAAGCTGAACATGag GGGAAGAAAGTGGAGTTGAAGCGCTTCATAATCGAGCTAAGCAAAGAATTCTCCATCCTGTCTCAGTTCACCAGCTTTGTGGCCATCGAGGAAAGG GATTCAGAACAATCAGAGGGCATCACGGACATCCCCAAGTTAATCGCAGAGGAAGATGTGGACTTCCTCCCCTACATCAGCTGGATTTCTCCACAacgtgatgaagatgatgggtGGAGAAAATGTGGCCTTTACTCTGTCTCG GAATCGGAGGATTCTTCTGAGGAAGTGGAGGCAGATTTtttggaagaagaggaaggaggtcTGTGTCTGGAAGAGAGATCAGTCTCTCCACATTATTCACCCACG AGCGCCTCTTCCTCATCTGAAGAATTTGGTCTCTTCGACGACACCAATATGAACCTcaaggatgctgctgctgttcttcctgctccctttcctcctctgcttgaTCTTTCAGAATGCTCACTTGCAATTCCTCCACCTGCATCTCCTCCGCCTGTCACTCATCTTCCAACAGGctcatctgtttctcctcctccccctcctcctcctttcattcgTGGTAAAGGAGTCTCATTTGGTTCTTCTCCATATCTCTCTCCCCTTGCCTCTCCATTTCCtcaacctccacctccacctccacctcctccgcctGTCACTCCTGGTCCAGCACGTTCatttgttcctcctcctcccccccctcctttcATTCATAGTCAAGCACTCTCATTTggtcctcctccccctcctccacaccGCTCTTCCCTTGTCTCTCTATTTCTTCCGCCCCCCGCTCCTACACCTCTCGCTTATCTTTCAGCATGCTCATCTCTTCCTgcccctccccctcttcctctagGCTTCTCTTCCCTTGCCTCTCCagttcctccacctcctccgcctGTCACTCATCTTCCAGCACTCTCAGTTGGTCCTCCTCCTTGTGGAGCTGATGTACGTACCGGTCAGCCTCTCCATGATGCCACAGCTCTTCTAGCCCTTTACTCAGCAGAGGAAGACACAAGTTCAGCATTTTGCAGCCGTTCATTTGGAAGTCCCATGCGCCTCAGAGACAGCGATCTCACGTTTGGAAGTGCCATGAATGTTGTAGGGATCCCTCAGATGGCTGCTAAGTCTCGTGCCTCAAGATCAGGGCGGTCTCTCACAAAATATCAAATTGGCTACAGTCACACAGCTGGATCCCCTCTTTCACCCTCAGCACAAGATGCCGGTTTTAAAGTTCTACAGCAACAGCCACAGTCATTTCGGGGTATCATTGGCTCTATCGTTACAGAAGCCCCTTCTCAAATAGAACGTGACTCTGCAAGTCCTGGTAGTGGTTTTTGGGAAGAGATTGAGTTCCAAGCAAGACGTGAACATTTttcagggaagaagaagagggagattGCATCAATTCCACGATTATCTGTGAAGTCATTAAGGGTTCCTCGAGCCGTCAA ATCAGCAGATCCTGAAGTCCTGAAGCTCAGGTGGACAAAGATCTTCCAGATGCAGCATTCA gaggGCTTCTGGGAGTTAACCACAGAGCTTGGAGACTTCATAAATATTGATGTGGATCTCTTTGCCAATGTGTTCCTGAAAAACAAGGGCATCCATTCTCTAG